Proteins from a single region of Salvelinus sp. IW2-2015 linkage group LG4p, ASM291031v2, whole genome shotgun sequence:
- the LOC111960544 gene encoding mRNA decay activator protein ZFP36L1 isoform X2, producing MEPHLKKMPYALNKFLDLEEVMCKLLSLDLRDTSKQSAFPVRPVGYNKPWTPCSLSASSSALSTHSTESATMTSSHWGQNTEASLPSRLKMSFWAERSVSMVEPSTCTLGWASTEPKQPPASPTGGPVSGSPTSSRYKTELCRTFAESGICKYGGKCQFAHGFDEIRDLNRHPKYKTEPCRTFHTIGFCPYGIRCHFVHNNEDDLGPGPTRPGPGPQTPRTRRPPLLRQSFSFGGFPSAPPQPLEHSLPHPFLLVPSVSPPTSADITDLLSRAFSEVDCVFEPAHELQSQFLPSPDSGCSLCGLSPVPSPSHNPCTLSEGCGLQQSQSPPCGPALRARSLSYTSLSDHEGGCGSSASSLSGSDSSGPDGSGRRLPIFSQLSVPDECCSSTSFFL from the exons ATGGAACCCCATCTCAAGAAAATGCCATACGCGCTTAATAAATTTCTTGATTTGGAAGAGGTTATGTGCAAG CTTCTGAGCCTGGACCTCCGGGACACATCCAAGCAGTCAGCATTCCCAGTGAGACCTGTTGGTTACAATAAGCCCTGGACCCCATGTTCCCTCTCTGCATCTAGCTCTGCCCTCTCTACTCACTCCACAGAAAGTGCAACCATGACCTCCAGCCACTGGGGGCAGAACACAGAGGCCTCACTCCCATCAAGATTGAAGATGTCATTCTGGGCTGAGCGCTCGGTCAGCATGGTGGAGCCCAGCACGTGCACCCTGGGCTGGGCCTCTACAGAGCCTAAACAGCCCCCAGCCTCCCCTACTGGTGGCCCTGTCTCTGGGTCTCCCACCTCCTCACGCTATAAGACTGAACTCTGCCGCACCTTTGCCGAGAGTGGCATCTGTAAGTACGGGGGGAAGTGCCAGTTTGCCCACGGCTTTGATGAGATACGTGACCTCAACAGACACCCCAAGTACAAGACGGAGCCTTGTCGCACCTTCCACACCATCGGCTTCTGTCCTTACGGCATCCGCTGCCACTTTGTTCATAACAACGAGGATGACCTGGGCCCTGGTCCTACCAGGCCTGGGCCTGGTCCCCAAACCCCCCGAACCAGACGACCCCCTCTACTTAGGCAGAGCTTCAGCTTCGGAGGCTTCCCCTCCGCCCCTCCACAGCCCCTGGAGcactccctcccccaccccttcCTCCTCGTGCCTTCAgtctcccctcccacctcagctgaCATCACCGACCTGCTCTCCCGCGCCTTCTCCGAGGTGGACTGTGTCTTTGAGCCGGCCCATGAACTCCAGTCTCAGTTTCTTCCCTCTCCTGACTCAGGCTGTTCCCTCTGTGGACTGTCCCCTGTGCCTTCCCCCTCCCACAACCCCTGTACCTTATCAGAGGGCTGCGGCCTGCAGCAGAGCCAGAGTCCCCCCTGTGGGCCTGCTCTCAGGGCCAGGAGCCTCTCCTATACCTCCCTGTCTGACCACGAGGGTGGGTGTGGCAGCTCAGCCAGCAGCCTCAGTGGGTCTGACTCCTCTGGTCCAGATGGGTCTGGTCGGCGGCTGCCTATCTTCAGCCAGCTCTCAGTGCCTGACGAGTGCTGCAGCAGCACTAGCTTCTTCCTCTAG
- the LOC111960544 gene encoding mRNA decay activator protein ZFP36L1 isoform X1, which translates to MEPHLKKMPYALNKFLDLEEVMCKQLLSLDLRDTSKQSAFPVRPVGYNKPWTPCSLSASSSALSTHSTESATMTSSHWGQNTEASLPSRLKMSFWAERSVSMVEPSTCTLGWASTEPKQPPASPTGGPVSGSPTSSRYKTELCRTFAESGICKYGGKCQFAHGFDEIRDLNRHPKYKTEPCRTFHTIGFCPYGIRCHFVHNNEDDLGPGPTRPGPGPQTPRTRRPPLLRQSFSFGGFPSAPPQPLEHSLPHPFLLVPSVSPPTSADITDLLSRAFSEVDCVFEPAHELQSQFLPSPDSGCSLCGLSPVPSPSHNPCTLSEGCGLQQSQSPPCGPALRARSLSYTSLSDHEGGCGSSASSLSGSDSSGPDGSGRRLPIFSQLSVPDECCSSTSFFL; encoded by the exons ATGGAACCCCATCTCAAGAAAATGCCATACGCGCTTAATAAATTTCTTGATTTGGAAGAGGTTATGTGCAAG CAGCTTCTGAGCCTGGACCTCCGGGACACATCCAAGCAGTCAGCATTCCCAGTGAGACCTGTTGGTTACAATAAGCCCTGGACCCCATGTTCCCTCTCTGCATCTAGCTCTGCCCTCTCTACTCACTCCACAGAAAGTGCAACCATGACCTCCAGCCACTGGGGGCAGAACACAGAGGCCTCACTCCCATCAAGATTGAAGATGTCATTCTGGGCTGAGCGCTCGGTCAGCATGGTGGAGCCCAGCACGTGCACCCTGGGCTGGGCCTCTACAGAGCCTAAACAGCCCCCAGCCTCCCCTACTGGTGGCCCTGTCTCTGGGTCTCCCACCTCCTCACGCTATAAGACTGAACTCTGCCGCACCTTTGCCGAGAGTGGCATCTGTAAGTACGGGGGGAAGTGCCAGTTTGCCCACGGCTTTGATGAGATACGTGACCTCAACAGACACCCCAAGTACAAGACGGAGCCTTGTCGCACCTTCCACACCATCGGCTTCTGTCCTTACGGCATCCGCTGCCACTTTGTTCATAACAACGAGGATGACCTGGGCCCTGGTCCTACCAGGCCTGGGCCTGGTCCCCAAACCCCCCGAACCAGACGACCCCCTCTACTTAGGCAGAGCTTCAGCTTCGGAGGCTTCCCCTCCGCCCCTCCACAGCCCCTGGAGcactccctcccccaccccttcCTCCTCGTGCCTTCAgtctcccctcccacctcagctgaCATCACCGACCTGCTCTCCCGCGCCTTCTCCGAGGTGGACTGTGTCTTTGAGCCGGCCCATGAACTCCAGTCTCAGTTTCTTCCCTCTCCTGACTCAGGCTGTTCCCTCTGTGGACTGTCCCCTGTGCCTTCCCCCTCCCACAACCCCTGTACCTTATCAGAGGGCTGCGGCCTGCAGCAGAGCCAGAGTCCCCCCTGTGGGCCTGCTCTCAGGGCCAGGAGCCTCTCCTATACCTCCCTGTCTGACCACGAGGGTGGGTGTGGCAGCTCAGCCAGCAGCCTCAGTGGGTCTGACTCCTCTGGTCCAGATGGGTCTGGTCGGCGGCTGCCTATCTTCAGCCAGCTCTCAGTGCCTGACGAGTGCTGCAGCAGCACTAGCTTCTTCCTCTAG